In Anaerobacillus isosaccharinicus, one genomic interval encodes:
- a CDS encoding DedA family protein, with product MRDIILSFLESFKQLSYLGIVLALSCEIIPAEVVLPLAGFWVYEGNMIFWIAVFSGVVGGTIGPLILYFIGRFGGRPFILKYGKYLFIGEKQIKNAEVFFQKYGGGVAFVGRFIPGMRTLIPVPCGIAKMNVWVFTLYTVLAMLPITVLYVWLGQRFGPRWEEAVPFARYFLLNNVLILIVIVLFTLGVKHVVKNLTTS from the coding sequence ATGAGAGATATTATACTATCGTTTTTAGAGAGCTTTAAACAACTGTCCTATCTTGGTATTGTCTTGGCTTTGTCCTGTGAGATCATTCCGGCTGAAGTTGTCCTTCCTCTAGCTGGATTTTGGGTTTATGAAGGAAATATGATTTTTTGGATTGCTGTTTTTTCAGGAGTAGTTGGTGGAACAATAGGACCTTTAATTCTTTATTTTATCGGTCGTTTTGGTGGTCGACCGTTTATCTTAAAGTACGGCAAATACTTGTTTATAGGTGAGAAACAAATTAAAAATGCAGAAGTTTTCTTTCAGAAATATGGTGGTGGTGTAGCTTTTGTTGGGAGGTTCATCCCTGGAATGAGAACACTGATACCGGTGCCGTGTGGAATTGCTAAGATGAATGTCTGGGTATTTACTTTGTATACGGTTTTAGCTATGTTACCGATTACGGTGCTCTATGTTTGGCTTGGACAACGCTTTGGCCCAAGGTGGGAAGAGGCAGTTCCATTTGCGAGGTACTTTCTCTTAAACAATGTATTAATATTAATAGTCATTGTTTTATTTACCCTTGGGGTTAAACATGTAGTCAAAAATTTGACGACTTCCTAA
- a CDS encoding glycine betaine uptake BCCT transporter encodes MKELKLGSVFYISVTIVTLFVLWGFIFPDHLEQQASSALAFTTESFGWFYLMATFFFLAFAFYLAFGPYGKIKLGEDDDEPEYPYYTWFAMLFSAGMGIGLVFWGVAEPIYHFITPPFGIAEGLTPDAARYALRYSFFHWGLHPWAIYTIVALALAYAQFRKGESGLISSTFRPLIGDRVDGAVGKGIDTLAAIATAFGVATSLGLGTLQINGGLSYVFGIPNTITVQMLIILIVTILYMVSATTGLNRGIRYLSNLNLGLAIGLLLFVLFVGPSSFILDAFTTTIGGYLGNIIPMSFRMTPFSQGTWVGAWTLFYWAWWIAWAPFVGSFIARVSKGRTVKEFVLGVLLVPSIFGTFWFAAFGGSAIFFDLFQQGGISEAVSSDVTTALFITLEQFPLGMILAFLATFLIITFFITSADSATFVLGMLTSKGVLNPANSTKLIWGFLQSSIAAVLLWSGGLGGLQTASIVAALPFAIIMIFMVFSLIKALNEEVREEKRKEKRRRKKLDELLKQSQQ; translated from the coding sequence GTGAAAGAACTGAAATTAGGCTCGGTATTTTATATATCTGTTACAATTGTTACCCTCTTTGTCTTATGGGGATTTATTTTTCCAGATCATCTAGAGCAACAAGCTTCAAGCGCCCTTGCCTTCACCACCGAATCATTCGGATGGTTTTATTTAATGGCCACATTTTTCTTTTTAGCATTTGCCTTTTATTTAGCTTTTGGACCATATGGAAAGATTAAATTAGGTGAAGATGATGATGAACCTGAGTATCCTTATTACACCTGGTTTGCCATGCTTTTTTCTGCTGGGATGGGGATTGGATTAGTATTTTGGGGCGTGGCAGAACCTATCTATCATTTTATTACTCCTCCCTTTGGTATAGCTGAGGGGCTTACACCTGATGCTGCACGGTATGCACTAAGATATTCATTTTTTCACTGGGGGCTCCACCCGTGGGCTATATATACGATTGTTGCTTTAGCTCTTGCTTATGCTCAATTTCGAAAAGGTGAATCTGGTTTAATTAGTTCAACATTTAGACCACTAATCGGGGACCGTGTAGATGGGGCAGTTGGGAAAGGCATTGATACACTAGCTGCGATTGCCACAGCATTTGGGGTCGCAACCTCTTTAGGTCTGGGAACATTGCAAATAAATGGTGGATTATCATACGTTTTTGGAATTCCAAATACAATTACTGTTCAAATGCTTATCATTTTAATCGTGACGATCTTGTATATGGTTTCGGCAACAACAGGGTTAAATCGAGGAATCCGCTATTTAAGTAATCTTAATCTAGGACTAGCTATTGGTTTATTACTGTTTGTTTTATTTGTAGGTCCTTCATCTTTTATCCTTGATGCTTTCACAACAACAATAGGCGGGTATTTAGGAAACATTATTCCAATGAGTTTTCGAATGACGCCATTTTCGCAAGGTACTTGGGTAGGTGCTTGGACATTATTCTATTGGGCATGGTGGATTGCTTGGGCACCATTTGTTGGTTCGTTTATTGCCCGCGTATCAAAAGGACGTACTGTCAAAGAGTTTGTTCTTGGAGTGTTGCTTGTTCCGAGTATTTTTGGAACCTTTTGGTTTGCAGCTTTTGGGGGCTCCGCAATCTTCTTTGATTTATTTCAACAAGGTGGTATTTCTGAAGCTGTAAGCTCCGACGTGACGACAGCCCTTTTTATAACCCTTGAACAATTTCCATTAGGGATGATTCTTGCTTTTCTAGCCACATTTTTAATTATTACATTTTTTATTACTTCTGCCGATTCTGCTACCTTTGTACTTGGAATGTTGACCTCTAAAGGTGTCCTTAATCCAGCAAATTCAACAAAGCTAATTTGGGGCTTTTTACAATCTTCAATTGCTGCCGTTCTTTTATGGAGTGGTGGATTAGGAGGGTTACAAACCGCCTCAATAGTAGCAGCATTGCCATTTGCTATTATTATGATTTTCATGGTTTTCTCCTTAATTAAAGCTTTAAATGAAGAAGTAAGAGAAGAAAAACGGAAAGAAAAACGAAGACGAAAGAAGTTAGATGAACTACTAAAACAAAGTCAGCAATAA
- a CDS encoding MFS transporter has protein sequence MWKNRNVWILLCGELIAGIGLWTGIIGNLEFLQQHVPSDFLKSLILFTGLLAGVIVAPLAGRIIDSNSKKKVMIYASFGRMISVLFMFLAIEFGSVWWMVCFMISIQLSAAFYFPALQALVPMVVKENDLLQMNGAHMNMTTIARIIGTALAGVMLVFMSLYSLYLASFVAYGFLLFSTYLLSVEEDDKMVNMPKKDKKAASFKEVLPVLKGLPIAMTALILTMIPMLFLGGFNLMVIAISELQQDPTIKGLIYTVEGCFFMLGAYLVKRVADKINPITLMFVITGVVAVIHLSLYFAEIKWLALTSFGFFGLAIGFFFPITATIFQTKVPKEFHGRFFSFRSMLDRVMFQVVLLATGLFLDTIGFQYMVLVFGTISLIIVGYFAFKHWKPNTTIQEPLPHEQKASSV, from the coding sequence ATGTGGAAAAATAGAAATGTATGGATCTTATTATGTGGTGAATTAATAGCTGGAATTGGGCTATGGACGGGAATTATAGGTAATCTTGAATTTTTACAGCAACATGTTCCTTCTGACTTTCTTAAATCGCTAATTTTGTTTACCGGGTTGCTGGCAGGTGTTATAGTAGCACCACTTGCCGGTAGAATAATAGATTCTAACAGTAAGAAGAAAGTTATGATCTATGCTAGCTTTGGTAGGATGATTAGTGTCCTTTTTATGTTTTTAGCGATAGAATTTGGATCTGTTTGGTGGATGGTTTGTTTTATGATCTCGATACAGTTATCAGCGGCATTTTATTTCCCAGCACTACAGGCGCTAGTACCGATGGTTGTTAAAGAAAACGACCTTCTCCAAATGAATGGTGCTCATATGAATATGACAACGATAGCGAGAATTATTGGTACAGCATTAGCTGGAGTTATGCTTGTTTTTATGAGTTTGTACTCTCTTTATCTCGCATCATTTGTTGCTTATGGTTTCTTACTTTTCTCAACGTATTTGTTGTCTGTAGAAGAAGATGACAAGATGGTAAATATGCCTAAAAAAGATAAGAAAGCGGCTAGTTTTAAAGAAGTTCTTCCTGTATTAAAAGGGTTGCCTATCGCAATGACAGCTTTAATTTTGACAATGATACCGATGCTGTTTTTAGGTGGATTTAATTTAATGGTTATTGCAATTAGTGAACTGCAGCAAGATCCTACAATAAAAGGATTGATTTACACCGTAGAAGGATGTTTTTTCATGCTAGGAGCCTATCTCGTAAAACGAGTGGCGGATAAGATAAATCCAATTACACTCATGTTTGTGATAACAGGAGTTGTAGCTGTTATCCATCTCTCGTTATACTTTGCTGAGATCAAATGGCTAGCACTTACTTCATTCGGATTTTTTGGTTTAGCGATCGGTTTTTTCTTTCCGATTACGGCAACGATTTTTCAGACGAAGGTTCCAAAAGAGTTTCATGGGCGCTTCTTTTCCTTCAGAAGCATGTTAGATCGTGTCATGTTCCAAGTCGTTTTATTAGCCACAGGCTTATTTTTAGATACAATCGGTTTTCAGTATATGGTTTTAGTTTTTGGAACTATTTCATTGATTATAGTCGGATACTTTGCTTTTAAGCATTGGAAGCCGAATACAACTATCCAAGAACCATTACCTCATGAACAAAAGGCGAGTTCTGTATAG
- a CDS encoding cyclic lactone autoinducer peptide, translating into MKKIIRVICSASVGLMVLVAKAEISSASNFLLYQPKSPEKQKNDL; encoded by the coding sequence ATGAAAAAAATTATCCGTGTAATTTGTAGCGCTAGTGTAGGTTTGATGGTCCTCGTCGCTAAAGCAGAGATTAGTTCAGCATCAAATTTCCTTTTATACCAGCCAAAATCACCAGAAAAGCAAAAAAACGATCTTTAA
- a CDS encoding accessory gene regulator B family protein, whose translation MISQLSHKLAIKLCQYSNRKQEVEYVRFGLEIVLGGLLKIILLFILSSLFGVVHIMFAAFLTFAFFRSITGGQHFSTYLRCLVAGLILLLGISIITTKFLMNLSIDIHLVLLAISILFAMTLTYFYAPSNHFYKKSTQQQRNKLRQLAFLMICLWGTVILFLFKMNVFPDILLASILGLLFQISSIHPLAYTILDKFEKILDWRSKDNEKNYPCNL comes from the coding sequence ATGATTTCTCAATTGAGTCATAAATTAGCGATTAAGTTATGTCAGTATTCAAATAGAAAACAAGAAGTAGAGTACGTTCGTTTCGGGCTTGAGATTGTTTTAGGTGGATTGTTAAAGATAATCCTGCTATTCATTCTTTCTTCTCTTTTTGGTGTTGTTCATATTATGTTTGCAGCGTTTTTGACATTTGCTTTTTTTAGGTCAATAACAGGTGGACAACATTTCTCTACCTATTTGCGCTGTTTAGTGGCAGGATTGATATTACTACTTGGGATATCTATCATAACAACCAAATTTTTGATGAACCTTAGTATCGATATTCACCTAGTTTTACTAGCTATATCAATCTTATTCGCTATGACATTGACATATTTCTATGCTCCTTCCAATCACTTTTATAAAAAAAGTACTCAACAACAAAGGAATAAGTTACGACAACTTGCTTTTTTAATGATATGTTTATGGGGAACAGTAATTCTTTTTCTGTTTAAAATGAATGTTTTTCCTGATATATTATTAGCATCAATACTAGGTTTATTATTTCAAATTAGTAGCATTCATCCTTTAGCGTATACAATCTTAGATAAATTTGAAAAAATATTAGATTGGAGGTCTAAAGATAATGAAAAAAATTATCCGTGTAATTTGTAG
- a CDS encoding sensor histidine kinase — translation MHMLILAVFILAQIILNIFLIGSLVALNDQLEVFGIPIHLIMIFLLNIASLLLLAKLYMNEEKRMIQFTESTHEEQFRALVASVRSDRHDLNNHLTVIAGLIKINNYTSAANYIDEIIGEVKINNKALLIQNAVLASILFTKMELYQKHEIPFVTNIESEGITSKLSSTDLIRLISNLLDNAYEATMEVTKELQKVVIELSENKHYYTIIVKNSSKHENLPHQLLEEGRTTKTTDKRARGFGLSIIQEVTKKYGGAIDIQNENSLIVFHLSFPKGEN, via the coding sequence ATGCATATGCTGATTTTGGCTGTTTTTATTTTGGCGCAAATAATCCTGAACATTTTCCTAATAGGGTCTTTAGTTGCATTAAATGATCAATTAGAGGTGTTTGGTATTCCTATTCATTTAATTATGATCTTTTTGCTAAATATTGCCTCACTTTTACTACTAGCAAAATTATACATGAACGAAGAAAAACGTATGATTCAATTTACAGAATCAACACATGAAGAACAGTTTCGTGCCCTAGTTGCTTCGGTTCGATCTGACCGCCACGATTTGAACAATCATTTAACGGTTATAGCAGGTTTAATTAAAATTAACAACTATACAAGTGCAGCAAATTATATAGATGAGATAATTGGTGAAGTTAAAATTAATAATAAGGCATTATTAATTCAAAACGCCGTTCTTGCCTCGATTTTATTTACAAAAATGGAATTATATCAAAAGCATGAAATCCCGTTTGTCACTAATATTGAAAGTGAAGGTATAACAAGTAAGCTCTCATCTACTGACTTAATCCGATTAATAAGTAATTTACTAGATAATGCGTATGAAGCTACGATGGAAGTAACAAAGGAGCTCCAGAAAGTTGTTATTGAATTGTCTGAGAATAAGCATTACTATACAATTATTGTTAAGAACTCTAGTAAACATGAAAATCTACCACATCAATTACTAGAAGAAGGACGGACGACAAAGACTACAGATAAAAGAGCAAGAGGCTTTGGGCTATCAATAATACAAGAGGTTACTAAAAAGTATGGAGGGGCTATCGACATACAAAATGAAAATTCACTAATTGTTTTTCATTTGTCATTCCCTAAAGGGGAGAATTAA
- a CDS encoding ATP-binding cassette domain-containing protein, with translation MKILQLIDVKVIAGKQRLLDIPEFSLEQGDLVGVIGPNGAGKSTLLKVLSFLQAPSEGHVLYKGEEKHANSLELELRRRFAVALQQSLLFDASVNENVGLGLKLRKENKKVIHEKVDYWLKKFNIDHLAIKNARSLSGGEAQRVNLARALILEPEVLFLDEPFSALDFPTKAQLIQDFKEILHDTSTTTFFVSHDLLEIKHLTKSLVVIINGNVNQIGDTKVVIDQPNEAAAPFLNKWKELYTL, from the coding sequence ATGAAGATTTTACAATTGATTGACGTAAAGGTAATCGCTGGCAAACAAAGACTTCTGGATATACCTGAATTTTCATTAGAACAAGGAGATTTAGTAGGAGTAATTGGTCCAAATGGTGCAGGGAAAAGTACGTTGTTAAAGGTATTATCATTTTTACAAGCGCCGAGTGAGGGACATGTGCTTTATAAAGGTGAGGAAAAACATGCTAATTCTCTTGAGTTAGAGCTTAGGAGAAGATTTGCCGTTGCATTACAACAATCATTGTTGTTTGATGCGAGTGTAAATGAGAATGTAGGACTAGGGTTGAAGCTTAGGAAAGAAAATAAAAAAGTGATTCATGAAAAAGTAGATTATTGGTTAAAGAAGTTTAATATTGACCACCTTGCCATAAAGAATGCTAGATCTCTATCTGGAGGAGAAGCTCAACGGGTAAATCTTGCAAGAGCATTAATTCTAGAGCCTGAAGTTCTATTTCTTGATGAGCCGTTCTCTGCCCTCGATTTTCCAACAAAAGCCCAGCTTATTCAAGACTTTAAGGAAATATTACATGATACTAGTACTACTACCTTTTTTGTCAGTCATGATCTATTAGAAATTAAACATTTAACAAAAAGTTTAGTAGTGATCATTAATGGAAATGTTAACCAAATTGGTGATACAAAAGTAGTGATTGATCAGCCAAATGAGGCTGCAGCTCCTTTTTTAAACAAATGGAAAGAACTTTATACGCTATAA
- a CDS encoding ABC transporter permease produces the protein MKAIEMILSGDKEIFDITFTTLKVSLTAIFISTVVGIPLGVLLGLNSFPGKKIVLVFVNIGMGLPPVVAGLYITMLLWRSGPLGHLGLLYTTHAIIIAQIVVSLPIIIGLTSAAFQQIDSKMLMQIKALGATNFQRLGLLLRETKLAILAAIMAGLGRVLAEVGAAMMVGGNIKGDTRILTTSMVMEVSKGNFDVAIALSFILMTLAFIITFLLTSLQQRKQRV, from the coding sequence ATGAAAGCGATCGAAATGATTTTAAGTGGCGACAAAGAAATTTTCGATATCACTTTTACTACATTGAAGGTGTCTTTAACAGCGATTTTTATTAGTACTGTCGTTGGTATTCCTTTAGGCGTCCTATTAGGCTTAAATTCGTTTCCAGGTAAAAAAATAGTTCTTGTTTTTGTTAATATTGGTATGGGGTTGCCACCTGTTGTCGCTGGTCTTTACATTACTATGCTTTTATGGCGTTCTGGCCCATTAGGACACCTGGGTTTACTTTATACGACTCACGCCATTATTATCGCACAAATAGTAGTTTCATTACCGATCATTATTGGTCTTACATCGGCTGCTTTTCAACAGATTGATAGTAAAATGCTGATGCAAATAAAAGCTCTCGGAGCTACCAATTTTCAAAGGCTTGGCCTGCTTCTAAGGGAAACAAAGCTAGCCATTTTGGCAGCAATCATGGCAGGGCTTGGACGAGTCCTTGCTGAAGTCGGGGCTGCTATGATGGTAGGGGGGAATATCAAAGGTGACACTCGTATTTTAACAACTTCTATGGTGATGGAAGTATCAAAAGGTAATTTTGATGTAGCTATCGCCCTTTCATTTATTTTAATGACATTAGCATTTATCATTACATTTTTATTAACGTCACTACAACAAAGGAAGCAACGTGTATGA
- a CDS encoding substrate-binding domain-containing protein, which produces MNDTTFTPDEIAKMFKISKHTVYELIKRGELHAFKVGNKMRINPDEVERYKNNSQAYQNNTTNSVTSQQAANTTIRLTGSHDFLVEQLTKYVSQHTNLQIQPTYIGSLEGMMMIYRGAADVAAVHLLDPTSKEYNLPFIKQLFVLERISVISLASREQGFIVAKGNPKSITHFGDLTRKDVVFINRQKGSGTRFLLDAFLAQQEIQPKNIKGYENEEWNHLATASQISRGSADVGFGIRSAAEQLGLAFIPVTEEQFDLVFRWTDENEKELKSLYALICSEEFKGSIAKIPGYKLNGLGDIKYQTQNQGSV; this is translated from the coding sequence ATGAATGATACTACCTTTACACCTGATGAGATTGCAAAGATGTTTAAAATATCAAAACATACTGTATATGAGTTAATAAAAAGAGGGGAATTACACGCGTTTAAAGTAGGCAATAAAATGAGAATTAACCCTGACGAGGTGGAGCGTTATAAAAATAATTCTCAAGCTTATCAGAACAACACTACTAATTCTGTCACCTCTCAACAAGCTGCAAATACAACAATTCGCTTAACGGGTAGTCATGATTTTTTAGTAGAGCAATTAACAAAGTATGTTAGTCAACATACAAATTTGCAAATACAACCAACCTATATTGGAAGTTTAGAGGGAATGATGATGATTTATCGAGGAGCTGCTGATGTTGCAGCGGTTCATCTCCTAGACCCTACATCTAAAGAGTATAATCTCCCATTTATTAAGCAGCTCTTTGTACTTGAGAGGATTTCTGTTATTAGTTTAGCTTCAAGGGAACAAGGCTTTATTGTTGCTAAAGGAAATCCGAAAAGCATTACCCATTTTGGAGATTTAACTAGAAAAGATGTAGTTTTTATCAATCGACAAAAAGGTTCGGGGACACGATTTTTACTTGATGCATTTTTAGCACAACAAGAAATTCAACCTAAAAATATTAAAGGGTACGAAAATGAAGAATGGAACCATTTGGCAACTGCCTCACAAATAAGTAGAGGAAGTGCAGATGTAGGCTTCGGTATTAGATCTGCAGCAGAACAATTGGGACTAGCTTTTATCCCTGTCACCGAAGAGCAATTTGATCTTGTATTTAGATGGACGGATGAAAATGAAAAAGAGCTAAAAAGCTTGTATGCACTTATTTGTTCTGAAGAATTTAAGGGAAGTATTGCAAAAATCCCAGGTTACAAGCTAAATGGGTTAGGAGATATTAAGTATCAAACACAGAATCAAGGGAGTGTCTAA
- a CDS encoding substrate-binding domain-containing protein encodes MTFNSKLLFSLFALLMLVMVACTNNEEPTTENADNKQTSEVTETTETKEPAQEMILATTTSTQDSGLLDVLIPIFEEKHNVKVKTIAVGTGQALAMGEQGEADALLTHAPSSEEKLVESQDVVNRKRVMYNDFIIVGPKADPAGINGADVKTAFQKIFETGATFVSRGDDSGTHKMELTLWASAELDPTTESWYLETGQGMGNTLQLSTEKEGYVLTDRATYLAHAKNFNHMVILVEGDDVLLNIYHVMQVNNEKHNLVNGGAGKLFVDFMVSDEAQAVIKEFGIDQYGQPLFFQYTE; translated from the coding sequence ATGACGTTTAACAGTAAACTATTATTCAGTTTGTTTGCACTATTAATGTTAGTAATGGTAGCTTGTACAAATAATGAAGAGCCTACGACAGAAAATGCAGACAATAAGCAAACTAGTGAGGTTACAGAAACTACTGAGACTAAAGAACCAGCGCAAGAAATGATTTTAGCAACGACTACTAGTACACAAGATAGTGGATTATTAGACGTTTTAATTCCAATTTTTGAGGAGAAACACAATGTCAAAGTGAAAACAATTGCTGTTGGAACTGGACAAGCGTTAGCGATGGGGGAACAAGGTGAAGCGGATGCTCTACTAACGCATGCGCCTTCTTCTGAGGAAAAATTAGTAGAAAGTCAAGATGTAGTGAATAGAAAAAGAGTTATGTACAATGACTTTATCATTGTCGGTCCAAAAGCTGATCCAGCAGGCATTAATGGTGCTGACGTAAAGACAGCTTTCCAAAAAATCTTTGAAACCGGTGCAACTTTCGTTTCTAGAGGGGATGACTCTGGTACCCATAAAATGGAGTTAACCCTTTGGGCTAGTGCCGAGTTAGATCCGACAACCGAAAGCTGGTATTTAGAAACTGGCCAAGGTATGGGGAATACTCTCCAACTAAGTACTGAGAAAGAAGGCTATGTACTAACAGATCGAGCAACTTATTTAGCTCATGCGAAGAACTTTAATCATATGGTTATTTTAGTAGAAGGTGACGATGTTTTATTAAACATTTATCACGTTATGCAAGTAAATAATGAAAAGCATAACCTTGTTAATGGTGGAGCGGGTAAGCTTTTTGTTGATTTTATGGTGAGTGATGAAGCACAAGCGGTTATTAAAGAGTTTGGTATTGATCAATATGGCCAACCTTTATTTTTTCAATACACGGAATAA
- a CDS encoding calcium/sodium antiporter has protein sequence MTYVLLLVGFVLLIKGADYFVEGASKLAQFLRVSPLLIGLTIVAFGTSAPEATVSFIAALEGSSDVAIGNVVGSNIFNATFILGVTAMVFPLAVQNVTVRKEIPFALLAAVALLILISDVSLQYSEINLITRTEGFILLLFFAVFLYYIFEMARENRSQIPEIPTDTGNTSLVKNLVFTFGGLLAIVFGGDLVVKNSTQIALSLGMSETLVGLTIVAVGTSLPELVTSITAALKKQSEIALGNIVGSNIFNIFFVLGASAVIHPLAVDSKIFLDMWVMVILTILLLVFSRTQFKISKIEGANLAIIYIIYLAFIILRN, from the coding sequence ATGACTTATGTCTTATTACTAGTAGGATTTGTTCTGCTGATTAAGGGGGCTGACTATTTTGTCGAAGGTGCTTCAAAACTAGCACAGTTTCTGAGAGTGTCACCACTATTAATTGGCTTGACAATCGTAGCCTTTGGTACAAGCGCACCTGAAGCTACGGTAAGTTTTATTGCTGCATTGGAAGGGAGTAGCGATGTTGCTATCGGTAATGTTGTTGGGAGCAACATCTTTAATGCAACTTTCATTTTGGGGGTAACGGCAATGGTTTTTCCTTTGGCTGTGCAGAACGTTACAGTACGAAAAGAAATACCATTTGCTTTGTTGGCAGCCGTTGCATTATTGATCCTGATTAGTGATGTTAGTCTCCAATACTCAGAAATTAATTTGATTACGAGAACTGAAGGCTTTATTTTGTTACTTTTCTTCGCTGTTTTTCTTTATTATATCTTTGAGATGGCAAGGGAAAATCGAAGTCAAATACCTGAAATTCCTACTGATACTGGAAATACATCATTGGTGAAAAACCTTGTATTTACATTTGGTGGCCTTTTGGCTATCGTATTTGGTGGTGATCTTGTAGTAAAAAATAGCACTCAAATTGCTCTCTCACTTGGCATGAGTGAAACTCTTGTCGGTTTGACCATCGTCGCTGTTGGGACATCTCTTCCGGAATTGGTCACTTCTATAACAGCTGCCTTAAAGAAACAGAGTGAGATTGCTTTAGGAAATATTGTTGGGAGTAATATATTTAATATCTTCTTCGTATTGGGTGCGTCCGCTGTTATCCATCCTTTAGCGGTTGATTCAAAGATCTTTCTAGATATGTGGGTAATGGTTATTTTGACAATACTATTACTAGTCTTCTCAAGAACGCAGTTCAAAATTTCTAAGATAGAAGGGGCTAATTTAGCAATCATATACATCATTTACCTTGCTTTCATTATCCTCCGAAATTAA
- a CDS encoding DedA family protein: MENLIIDIVERFGYVGIFLLIMLENIFPPIPSEVILTFGGFMTTTTNLSVLGVVTASTFGSVFGAVILYGIGSFINISKIEKFVDKWGYIFRLTKGDLNKANAWFLKYGVWTVFFCRFIPLIRSLISIPAGMVKMNFGLFLMFTTLGTIIWNFTLVLIGTLAGRSWATILSYMDLYSNILYVVMLIVLVLLVLMFIKKKYMK, translated from the coding sequence ATGGAGAATTTAATCATTGATATAGTTGAACGATTTGGATATGTAGGTATTTTTCTATTAATTATGCTAGAAAATATATTCCCGCCAATTCCATCAGAGGTTATCCTAACGTTTGGAGGTTTTATGACTACTACTACAAATCTAAGTGTTTTAGGAGTCGTTACGGCGTCAACTTTTGGCTCAGTGTTTGGGGCTGTTATTCTCTATGGGATTGGTTCATTCATTAATATAAGTAAGATAGAAAAATTTGTTGATAAATGGGGTTATATATTTAGATTAACCAAAGGTGATCTTAATAAAGCGAATGCTTGGTTTTTAAAGTATGGGGTTTGGACTGTTTTTTTCTGTCGTTTTATTCCATTAATACGCAGCTTAATTTCGATCCCAGCAGGTATGGTAAAGATGAACTTTGGACTTTTTCTAATGTTCACGACTTTAGGAACAATAATATGGAATTTTACACTTGTGTTAATTGGTACTCTTGCTGGTAGATCATGGGCGACTATTCTCAGTTATATGGATCTTTATTCAAACATTTTATATGTAGTCATGTTGATTGTACTTGTATTATTAGTATTGATGTTTATTAAAAAAAAGTATATGAAATAA
- a CDS encoding protein kinase family protein, which produces MQSFSELAQSVIFRRKGSKLVLSEKADELQFIGNGRSAVVFRVGTTNKVLKVFLPPFIHIAKEEAEIYKALGEQPFYPKFYEVGPNYLVIDYIEGHTLFNCLLKGVTIEWKHIKEIDYALILAKTNGLNPSDIHLRNIFITPNGSIKIIDVARFRQRKTCSQWSDLKKAYSKYYQHKLFPKKVPAFFLNLIAFLYKKSFLQSFFTNRLRM; this is translated from the coding sequence ATGCAATCATTCAGTGAATTGGCCCAAAGTGTCATATTTAGAAGAAAAGGTTCAAAACTAGTACTGAGTGAGAAAGCTGACGAGTTGCAATTTATCGGTAATGGTAGAAGTGCTGTAGTTTTTAGGGTAGGGACAACAAATAAAGTGTTAAAAGTATTTCTGCCTCCTTTTATTCATATTGCAAAAGAAGAGGCTGAAATATACAAAGCTTTAGGTGAACAGCCCTTTTACCCTAAATTTTATGAGGTAGGACCGAATTATTTAGTCATTGATTATATTGAAGGACATACTTTATTTAATTGTTTGTTAAAGGGAGTTACGATTGAATGGAAACATATTAAAGAAATTGACTATGCCCTCATACTTGCAAAGACCAATGGCTTAAACCCTTCTGATATCCATTTACGTAATATTTTTATTACACCAAATGGGTCAATAAAAATAATCGATGTAGCTCGTTTTCGACAAAGAAAAACATGCTCACAGTGGAGTGATCTAAAAAAAGCATATTCTAAATATTATCAGCACAAACTGTTTCCAAAAAAAGTCCCGGCATTCTTTCTTAATCTTATTGCTTTTCTCTATAAGAAAAGCTTTCTGCAATCTTTTTTTACAAATCGTCTTCGTATGTAG